cgacgtcctCGCCAAGTTTCCGTCGCTCAGCAtcctcgaccgccgcccGGTGACGGACGTAGAGCACGGCTTCTCGCAGCTCTTTCGGGGGCGCGCCTCGAAAAAGGCGGggcccgaggccgcgcaggtgccgctgcgcaactTTCCGCTGCAGATCAAGGGGGGAttcgtcgacggcgacgccgcgcaggtcgtCCCCGAGTTTCTGTCTCTCTTCTTTTCGCGCTACGACCAggaccgcagcgcgctcgcgccggtcTATGCGCCGAATGCGCGCTTTTCCTATGCCATCAACGCcagcccgccgccgcgcgcgcgcgccgagcgcctgatGCACACAATGCCCCACCAAAAAGAGCTGGTGCTCGACCGCTACATCGACCTCGGCTCGCGCAACATCCTCCGCTCCCACAATACCAAGGCCCTGTTGCGCAACTTGCACCacggctcgtcggcgatcgtcgcgttcctgcagcgcatgcccAAGACGGCGCATccgctgcacgacgcgtcCAAGTTTGTCGTCGACGCATGGGTCCTGCCGAATGTCGACGTCCAGGCGCAGACGTCCCAGGCGGAGCGCCcggacgcgctcctctACATCACGGTCCACGGCGAGTTTTCCGAGGCGCCGTCCAACGGCATCCGCTCGTTTGACCGCGTGTTTGTCGtggcgcccgccgcgccaaactccgaggcggtgcagaACGGATGGCCGTGCACGATCGTGTCGGATGCGATGACCATCCGACACTACTCCAAGGCGGACGCGTGGCGCCCGGACTCGCTTCCCGTCGGAccggtcgacgcgccggcggtgcccgccgcgccgagcgctgtgccaggcgccgcacccgccgccgcacccgccgccgccgcgggccTCCCGCCGTACCTCCAAAACCAAGAGCCCTTGCCGGGCCTCTCGCccgagcagcacgcgctctcgctgcagctcgcggcgcagacaCGGCTGACGTACCCTTTTGCGGTGCAGTGCCTCGTAGAGAACGCATGGGACGCCACGCAGGCCCTGGCGCGCTTCTCGatgctgcaggcgcagcagtCGATCCCGCCCGAGGCGTTTGTGCCCATGTAGGTTAATGTACTAGTGTTTTctacggcgacgcgctttCGCAGCGGCGGGCGGTACGGCGGGCGCCTGGGGGGGCTCGGACGCCTCCAGGGCCTTGGCACGCACCTGTGCGTTGATCTGGTAGGCACATGCACCCATAGCAAGCACGTTGCCCACCAGCAGCCCCCCGGCCGCGCCGTACACGCACGGCAGCGGCCACGTCTGCCATGCACGGCCCCagtccagcgcgagcgcggcgcccccgccgagcgccccgaCGAGGCTCACGGCCGCGGGCAGGAGCaccagcacctcgcgcggggccgcgagcgacggTGCGGCAAGCACGCGCGTCCAcatcgccgacggcggcgcgccgaggatgTGCACTACCGGaaagaggacgaggagcgcgaggtacgcggcgagcaccgccgTGCCTCCAAagtgcgcctcgaccggtgcgccgcacagGACAATCAcgagcagcgacgcgcaccacagcagcggcgccgcgcacgacgtg
This window of the Malassezia japonica chromosome 4, complete sequence genome carries:
- the MEX67 gene encoding nuclear mRNA export, poly(A)+RNA binding protein (antiSMASH:Cluster_2; EggNog:ENOG503NUI3; BUSCO:EOG09263MNN; COG:A) — encoded protein: MPKRTQRQPLVAGALRSAGLIEKDAQMPVDDEEPGLKRQQRRRLAREAADPVGKRPPRRGGVNINSLARPANQARGKLADRVGATPDVAPQTNVVQTLRTFLQQRWDANACLLNLDNMQQDPLLTEANIRPPGAQGAHKDLGTAMWKLSGEMFPTLSTLSLANNALSSLQPLATLGQYLPKLANLSLEQNELRWVRDLDVLASKKHGLGNLQELLLMGNPMQQNAVDAGNEDGYRRDVLAKFPSLSILDRRPVTDVEHGFSQLFRGRASKKAGPEAAQVPLRNFPLQIKGGFVDGDAAQVVPEFLSLFFSRYDQDRSALAPVYAPNARFSYAINASPPPRARAERLMHTMPHQKELVLDRYIDLGSRNILRSHNTKALLRNLHHGSSAIVAFLQRMPKTAHPLHDASKFVVDAWVLPNVDVQAQTSQAERPDALLYITVHGEFSEAPSNGIRSFDRVFVVAPAAPNSEAVQNGWPCTIVSDAMTIRHYSKADAWRPDSLPVGPVDAPAVPAAPSAVPGAAPAAAPAAAAGLPPYLQNQEPLPGLSPEQHALSLQLAAQTRLTYPFAVQCLVENAWDATQALARFSMLQAQQSIPPEAFVPM
- a CDS encoding uncharacterized protein (antiSMASH:Cluster_2; TransMembrane:5 (o20-41i130-155o161-183i204-228o240-260i)); translated protein: MTARRGAGAWPIRHALQLMLAMLVLQPLLLLITLVDFARVWPDAVDALPMKALVKVSQVLRPGIGREAPATASALLRESALALQGVFITQAWYSARLASWHAVAEGYEQGLAKAEARSKAHSVSQQLERIVLTSCAAPLLWCASLLVIVLCGAPVEAHFGGTAVLAAYLALLVLFPVVHILGAPPSAMWTRVLAAPSLAAPREVLVLLPAAVSLVGALGGGAALALDWGRAWQTWPLPCVYGAAGGLLVGNVLAMGACAYQINAQVRAKALEASEPPQAPAVPPAAAKARRRRKH